Proteins co-encoded in one Pseudopipra pipra isolate bDixPip1 chromosome 12, bDixPip1.hap1, whole genome shotgun sequence genomic window:
- the LOC135420754 gene encoding cholesterol side-chain cleavage enzyme, mitochondrial, translating to MLARAAPKPGALRGCPPVPAGGCHRLGGAAAPTPSTPRPFNQLPGEWRAGWLNLYRFWQEGGLNNVHHIMARKFQQFGPIYREKLGVYESVNIISPRDAATLFQAEGTLPERFSVPPWVAYRDFRNKPYGVLLKTGEAWRSDRLMLNKEVLSPQVVEGFVPLLSQVGEDFIRRARAQVEKSGREHWTADFSHELFRFALESVCHVLYGERLGLLQDFVDPDAQRFIDAVSLMFHTTSPMLYLPPALLRHLNTKTWRDHVQAWDAIFSQADKCIQNVYRDLRLQRKSTKEYMGILCNLIMRDKLPLDDIRASVTEMMAGGVDTTSMTLQWAMFELARAPGVQEQLRAEVLAAKREAAGDRVKMLKTIRLLKAAIKETLRLHPVAVTLQRYTTQEVILQDYCIPPKTLVQVGLYAMGRDPEVFPKPEQFRPQRWLAAGPKHFQGLSFGFGPRQCLGRRIAELEMQLFLMQILENFKIETMRAVEIGTKFDLILIPDKPIYLTLRPLESRA from the exons ATGCTCGCCCGTGCTGCGCCCAAACCCGGCGCCTTGCGGGGatgtccccctgtcccagccGGGGGGTGCCACCGGCTGGGGGGGGCTGCCGCCCCCACCCCCTCGACTCCCCGGCCCTTCAACCAGCTGCCGGGGGAGTGGCGAGCCGGCTGGCTCAACCTGTACCGCTTCTGGCAGGAGGGCGGCTTGAACAATGTCCACCACATCATGGCTCGCAAGTTCCAGCAGTTCGGGCCCATTTACAG GGAGAAGCTGGGTGTCTACGAGAGTGTGAACATCATCAGCCCCCGGGACGCCGCCACCCTCTTCCAGGCAGAGGGGACACTGCCAGAGCGCTTCAGTGTCCCCCCCTGGGTGGCATATCGTGACTTCCGCAACAAGCCCTATGGTGTGCTCCTCAA GACGGGGGAGGCCTGGCGCTCGGACCGCCTGATGCTGAACAAGGAGGTGCTGTCGCCACAGGTGGTGGAGGGGTTTGTGCCTCTGCTGAGCCAGGTGGGTGAGGATTTTATCCGGCGGGCGAGAGCCCAGGTGGAGAAGAGTGGCCGGGAGCACTGGACAGCTGACTTCAGCCACGAGCTCTTCCGTTTCGCCCTGGAGT CCGTGTGCCATGTGCTGTACGGGGAGcgcctggggctgctgcaggacttCGTGGACCCCGACGCGCAGCGTTTCATCGATGCCGTGAGCCTGATGTTCCACACCACATCGCCCATGCTCTACCTGCCACCCGCCCTCCTCCGCCACCTCAACACCAAGACGTGGCGGGACCACGTCCAGGCCTGGGATGCAATCTTCTCCCAGG CGGACAAATGTATCCAAAATGTCTACCGGGACCTACGGCTGCAACGCAAGAGCACCAAGGAGTACATGGGCATCCTCTGCAACCTCATCATGCGGGACAAGCTGCCCTTGGATGACATCAGGGCCAGCGTCACCGAGATGATGGCGGGTGGGGTGGACACG acCTCCATGACGCTGCAGTGGGCCATGTTCGAGCTGGCACGGGCCCCGGGGGTCCAGGAGCAGCTGCGGGCAGAGGTGCTGGCTGCCAAGCGTGAGGCGGCAGGGGACAGGGTGAAGATGCTGAAAACCATCCGGCTGCTCAAAGCTGCCATCAAGGAGACGCTCAG GCTGCACCCCGTGGCCGTGACCCTGCAGAGGTACACTACTCAAGAGGTCATCCTCCAGGACTACTGCATCCCCCCCAAG ACGCTGGTGCAGGTCGGTCTCTACGCCATGGGCCGGGATCCTGAGGTCTTTCCCAAGCCAGAGCAGTTCAGGCCCCAGCGCTGGCTGGCAGCTGGCCCCAAGCACTTCCAGGGACTGAGTTTTGGGTTTGGACCACGACAGTGCCTGGGGCGCCGGATCGCTGAGCTGGAGATGCAGCTCTTCCTCATGCAG ATCCTGGAGAACTTCAAGATCGAAACCATGAGAGCAGTGGAAATTGGGACCAAGTTTGATCTCATTCTTATCCCAGACAAACCCATCTACTTGACCTTACGGCCGCTCGAGTCCCGGGCGTGA